In one window of Frigoriglobus tundricola DNA:
- a CDS encoding RNA recognition motif domain-containing protein, giving the protein MASKNLYVGNLPFSTTQADLEQLFGQYGTVTKAQVISDRETGRSRGFGFVEMSSGTDEAIAALNGAEYQGRRLTVNEAKPREERPRGGGGGGGYGAGGGGYGGGGGGRRGGGGYGGGGGGYGGGHGGGGGGRGDRY; this is encoded by the coding sequence ATGGCCAGCAAGAATCTGTACGTGGGGAACCTGCCGTTTTCGACGACGCAGGCCGACCTGGAGCAACTGTTCGGGCAGTACGGCACCGTCACCAAGGCGCAGGTGATTTCGGACCGGGAAACCGGCCGCAGCCGCGGGTTCGGGTTCGTCGAGATGTCCAGCGGCACCGATGAAGCGATCGCCGCGCTGAACGGGGCCGAGTATCAGGGCCGGCGCCTCACGGTCAACGAGGCCAAGCCGCGTGAAGAGCGCCCGCGGGGCGGCGGCGGTGGTGGTGGCTACGGCGCTGGGGGCGGGGGCTACGGCGGCGGGGGCGGAGGCCGTCGCGGGGGCGGCGGGTACGGTGGTGGCGGCGGCGGATATGGTGGCGGACACGGCGGCGGTGGCGGGGGCCGCGGCGACCGCTACTAA